The following proteins are co-located in the Pontiella desulfatans genome:
- a CDS encoding outer membrane protein assembly factor BamB family protein, translating into MTLSKMIPLLACCSSMCWGAWPTYHGAPDLKGVADAELGNQLELAWRFNAGGEVYSTPVSDGERIFFSAKKGRVVALDQKGIKIWERSFTRTNDAGQEMALRFEAPLVCAAGLVFAGSTKGTLFALDAKTGATMWKYETDGIIVGSANVILDGREDAKIVVMDQSEGMLHGLDVATGKMVWKSEAAERCDGAPGVGAGRIAYGSCLAALHVYSTDGKHLKDIEVGGDGQIAGGVAVEGKLAYAGLRDGALVCIDMESGEIVWSSEESEDQTFSTPAVTEHRVVYASDNGFVYAVDKKEGKTVWKFDTGGMPYSPVVAKNRVLVSADGVLYLLKLEDGTKLWSNEIGDDTTSPALVGGMVVVGADDGSVSSWRASVP; encoded by the coding sequence ATGACTTTGAGCAAAATGATTCCTTTGTTGGCGTGTTGTTCCTCGATGTGCTGGGGAGCATGGCCGACCTATCATGGCGCTCCCGACTTGAAGGGCGTGGCGGATGCCGAATTGGGCAACCAGCTGGAGCTGGCCTGGCGGTTTAATGCGGGAGGCGAAGTTTACAGCACGCCCGTCTCGGACGGTGAACGGATTTTCTTTTCGGCGAAGAAAGGGCGGGTGGTGGCGCTGGATCAAAAAGGAATAAAGATCTGGGAGCGTAGCTTCACGCGCACGAACGATGCGGGGCAGGAGATGGCGCTGCGGTTCGAGGCGCCGTTGGTTTGCGCGGCTGGATTGGTCTTTGCGGGGAGCACGAAGGGAACGCTCTTTGCCCTCGATGCCAAGACCGGGGCGACGATGTGGAAGTATGAAACGGATGGGATCATCGTGGGCTCGGCAAATGTCATTTTGGATGGCCGCGAAGACGCGAAGATCGTTGTGATGGATCAGTCGGAAGGCATGCTGCATGGCCTTGATGTTGCGACGGGAAAGATGGTTTGGAAGTCGGAGGCGGCGGAGCGGTGCGATGGCGCGCCGGGGGTTGGCGCTGGCCGCATTGCCTACGGGAGCTGCCTGGCGGCCCTGCATGTCTATTCAACCGATGGGAAGCATTTGAAGGATATCGAAGTCGGCGGCGACGGGCAGATTGCGGGCGGCGTTGCGGTCGAGGGCAAGCTGGCCTATGCCGGATTGCGCGATGGCGCGCTGGTCTGCATCGATATGGAATCGGGTGAAATCGTTTGGAGCAGCGAGGAGTCGGAAGACCAGACGTTTTCCACCCCGGCGGTGACGGAGCATCGGGTGGTCTATGCCTCGGACAACGGCTTCGTCTATGCGGTCGACAAGAAGGAGGGGAAGACCGTCTGGAAGTTCGATACGGGCGGTATGCCGTATTCGCCCGTGGTGGCGAAAAACCGCGTGCTCGTTTCGGCGGACGGGGTTCTCTATCTATTGAAACTCGAAGATGGAACGAAGCTGTGGTCGAACGAGATCGGCGACGATACCACCTCGCCCGCGCTCGTCGGCGGCATGGTGGTGGTCGGCGCGGACGATGGAAGCGTGTCTAGTTGGCGTGCTTCAGTTCCTTGA
- a CDS encoding ABC transporter ATP-binding protein, which produces MRTLLELSNIYKRYDANTGVLEALDLQVSRGESLGIVGESGCGKSTLLNMIGSLDRPDAGSIVFDGADLLAMNERGLAAFRNTRIGFVFQLHHLLPQCSVLENVLVPTLVNAGGAEERARRLLDRVGLSHRLSHRPGQLSGGERQRVAVVRALINQPDLLLADEPTGALNRESADGLMDLLLELNREQNLTLVMVTHSERLAGRLDRVLELRDGCLRGAGE; this is translated from the coding sequence GTGAGGACCTTGCTGGAGCTTTCGAATATTTATAAAAGATACGACGCCAATACGGGCGTTTTGGAGGCCCTCGACCTTCAGGTTTCCCGGGGCGAGAGCCTTGGAATCGTCGGTGAATCTGGCTGTGGCAAGAGTACGCTGCTGAATATGATCGGATCGCTGGATCGGCCGGATGCCGGGTCGATCGTGTTCGATGGCGCCGATCTGCTGGCGATGAATGAGCGCGGGTTGGCGGCCTTCCGCAACACCCGGATTGGGTTTGTCTTCCAACTGCACCATCTGCTTCCGCAGTGCTCGGTGCTCGAAAACGTGCTCGTGCCAACCCTGGTGAACGCGGGCGGCGCGGAGGAGCGCGCGCGGCGGCTGCTCGACCGCGTCGGGCTGTCGCATCGGCTGTCGCATCGGCCGGGGCAGCTCTCCGGCGGCGAGCGCCAGCGCGTGGCCGTGGTGCGCGCGCTCATCAACCAGCCCGACCTGCTGCTGGCCGACGAACCCACGGGCGCGCTCAACCGCGAGAGCGCCGATGGCCTGATGGACTTGCTGCTCGAACTCAACCGCGAGCAAAACCTGACGCTGGTCATGGTGACCCATTCAGAGCGGCTGGCCGGCCGGCTTGATCGTGTGCTAGAGCTGCGCGACGGATGTCTTCGAGGGGCCGGTGAATGA
- the nuoE gene encoding NADH-quinone oxidoreductase subunit NuoE: MNSEIDILEVDRIVAEVGTDAASVIPILQAVQKTFKHLPEEALRRVCEITAITPAQIEGVSSFFSQFRRTPVGRHMISVCDGTACHVKGSEAVYKSVLHDLGIEQGDTDADGLFTVQKVACLGCCTLAPAVQIDETTYGHVKTDTVSDMIADFLENEANRIPRQARAEEQGVTMGEVRVGLGSCCVAGGSAKIKDALEDELDALKCKVDIKPVGCVGMCHRTPLVEVVIPGEEPVLYAKVKPEDIPEIVERHFWSDSPFIKVRAATESLLKRLYSDAARNVPARHELNVRDEPIADFLGRQRHIATEHCGILNPSDMDEYKNLGGFKALKEVFFKNDPQRIIAEIEKSGLRGRGGGGFPTARKWGIVRNAPGEKKYIILNGDEGDPGAFMDRMIMESYPYRVIEGMIIASFAVGASEGFLYVRAEYPLAVKRVRMALKEFEAAGFLGDNILGSGHSLRLKVFEGAGAFVCGEESALIASLEGRRGMPNYRPPFPAENGFNDCPTLVNNAETYSLVPWIVRNGAEAFAELGTEHSKGTKVFSLAGKIERGGLIEVPMGITIREVVEQIGGGVADGRAFKAVQIGGPSGGCIPARLGDTTVDFEALTGVGAMMGSGGFVVLDDADCMVEMARYFLSFTQSESCGKCTPCRVGTKRMLEILTRLCNGNGKQGDIEKLEQLAKTVKAQSLCGLGKTAPNPVLTTIQYFRDEFEAHIEGRCPAGKCEKLITYSITDDCIGCTKCAVDCPVEAIHGEPYSVFEIDPEACVRCGACKTICPVDAVVVE; the protein is encoded by the coding sequence ATGAATAGCGAAATAGACATTTTGGAAGTGGACCGGATCGTTGCCGAGGTCGGAACCGACGCGGCCTCGGTGATTCCGATCCTGCAGGCGGTGCAGAAGACGTTCAAGCATCTGCCGGAAGAGGCGCTGCGGCGCGTGTGCGAAATCACGGCGATCACCCCTGCGCAGATCGAGGGCGTGTCGTCGTTCTTCTCGCAGTTTAGGCGGACGCCCGTCGGCCGGCATATGATCAGTGTCTGCGATGGCACGGCCTGCCATGTGAAGGGTTCCGAGGCGGTCTATAAATCGGTGCTGCACGATCTTGGAATCGAGCAGGGCGACACCGATGCCGACGGACTCTTCACCGTGCAGAAGGTGGCGTGCCTTGGTTGCTGCACCCTCGCGCCCGCCGTGCAGATCGACGAGACCACCTACGGCCACGTGAAGACCGACACCGTCTCGGACATGATTGCCGACTTCCTCGAAAACGAAGCCAACCGCATCCCGCGCCAGGCGCGCGCCGAAGAGCAGGGCGTGACGATGGGCGAAGTGCGCGTCGGCCTCGGCTCGTGCTGCGTGGCGGGCGGTAGTGCCAAGATCAAGGATGCGCTCGAGGACGAACTCGATGCGCTGAAGTGCAAGGTCGATATCAAGCCCGTCGGCTGCGTCGGCATGTGCCACCGCACGCCGCTGGTGGAGGTGGTCATTCCCGGCGAGGAGCCCGTGCTCTATGCCAAGGTGAAGCCGGAGGATATCCCCGAGATTGTCGAGCGCCATTTCTGGTCGGACAGCCCCTTCATCAAAGTGCGCGCCGCGACCGAAAGCCTGCTGAAAAGACTCTACTCCGATGCCGCCCGCAACGTGCCCGCCCGCCACGAGCTGAACGTGCGCGACGAACCCATCGCCGACTTCCTTGGCCGCCAGCGGCACATCGCCACCGAGCACTGCGGTATCCTCAACCCTTCCGATATGGACGAATATAAAAACCTCGGTGGCTTCAAGGCGCTCAAGGAGGTCTTCTTCAAGAACGATCCGCAGCGGATCATTGCCGAGATCGAAAAGAGCGGCCTGCGCGGCCGCGGCGGCGGCGGCTTCCCGACCGCCCGCAAGTGGGGCATCGTCCGCAACGCGCCCGGTGAAAAGAAATACATCATCCTCAACGGCGACGAGGGCGACCCCGGCGCGTTCATGGATCGCATGATCATGGAGTCCTATCCCTATCGGGTGATCGAGGGCATGATCATTGCATCGTTCGCGGTCGGCGCGTCGGAAGGTTTTCTTTATGTGCGCGCCGAATATCCGCTGGCCGTCAAGCGCGTGCGCATGGCGCTGAAGGAATTCGAGGCGGCCGGGTTCCTGGGCGACAATATTCTGGGCAGCGGCCATTCGCTGCGGCTAAAGGTTTTCGAGGGCGCGGGCGCATTTGTCTGCGGCGAGGAGTCGGCGCTGATCGCCTCGCTCGAAGGGCGGCGCGGCATGCCGAACTATCGCCCGCCGTTCCCCGCCGAAAATGGCTTCAACGATTGCCCGACGTTGGTCAACAATGCCGAGACCTATTCGCTGGTTCCGTGGATCGTGCGCAACGGCGCGGAGGCATTCGCCGAGCTGGGCACGGAGCATAGCAAGGGCACCAAGGTGTTTTCGCTGGCGGGCAAGATCGAGCGCGGTGGACTGATCGAGGTGCCGATGGGCATCACCATCCGCGAGGTGGTCGAGCAGATCGGCGGCGGCGTCGCCGATGGCCGCGCATTCAAGGCGGTGCAGATCGGCGGGCCCTCGGGCGGGTGCATCCCGGCGCGACTGGGCGACACGACCGTCGACTTCGAGGCGCTTACCGGCGTCGGCGCCATGATGGGTTCCGGCGGTTTCGTGGTGCTCGACGATGCCGACTGCATGGTCGAGATGGCGCGCTACTTCCTTTCGTTCACACAGAGCGAATCGTGCGGCAAGTGTACGCCCTGCCGCGTCGGCACCAAGCGCATGCTCGAAATCCTGACGCGGCTCTGCAACGGGAACGGGAAGCAAGGCGACATTGAAAAGCTCGAGCAGCTGGCCAAAACCGTAAAGGCGCAAAGCCTGTGCGGTCTTGGCAAAACCGCGCCCAACCCGGTGCTGACCACCATCCAATATTTCCGCGATGAGTTCGAGGCGCACATCGAAGGGCGCTGCCCGGCGGGCAAGTGCGAAAAGCTCATCACCTATTCCATCACCGACGACTGCATCGGCTGCACCAAGTGCGCGGTCGACTGCCCCGTCGAGGCGATCCACGGCGAACCCTATTCGGTCTTCGAGATCGATCCCGAAGCCTGCGTCCGCTGCGGCGCGTGCAAAACCATCTGCCCTGTTGATGCGGTGGTGGTGGAATGA
- a CDS encoding outer membrane protein assembly factor BamB family protein, which yields MAKKNEFKQRQIPGLIAQGVALVAALFVLVVAVLLVSDHVKLVKMDPLNDPTLLELREQLGNASESNEAVVEQIRTYDLYARRAFFSNQEQRRAGGLLALGGAVVCFVALKLSKVWKPKLPAVQKPDTPDHWELNSLFRQLMAGTGIFLVVLSLFLAFAVQSDLAVVLAQQPDEQAGVPAHQEERMAQASLPLQTEAMKANWPSLRGWGNIGQALAMDAPISWDVESGEGIIWKADVPVHGFNSPIVWGDRLFFTGGDEEGCEVFCYNADSGEELWVGKVETSVELPEVSEDTGFAAPTMATDGTRVFAIFATGELAAFDFNGNLVWQKNLGVPENPYGMGSSLVSDGERLFVQYDHEENQKVMAFNCADGSAVWETARLHISWSTPALIETAGGMQLVLNDEEFTTAYDPKSGKQLWQVKCLGGEVAPSPAFNGKDLVFVANEYAQASALKLNGATPQILWQYDEYLPEIASPLAAEDRFFIATSAGDMICLDAATGGVKWEQEFDDGFSSSPVLVGGKVYAVHLGGIMHIFDAKADTYHEIAAIDMGEAVYATPAFANNRIYIRGDETLYCIGKE from the coding sequence ATGGCAAAAAAAAACGAATTTAAACAAAGACAAATTCCTGGACTGATCGCGCAGGGGGTGGCGCTGGTGGCGGCGCTGTTTGTGCTGGTGGTGGCGGTGCTGCTGGTTTCGGACCACGTGAAGCTGGTGAAGATGGATCCGCTGAACGATCCGACGCTGCTGGAGTTGCGCGAGCAACTGGGCAATGCGAGTGAAAGCAATGAGGCGGTGGTTGAGCAGATCCGCACCTACGACCTGTATGCGCGCCGCGCTTTTTTCAGCAACCAGGAGCAACGACGCGCCGGCGGCCTGCTGGCGCTCGGTGGAGCGGTCGTTTGTTTTGTTGCCCTCAAGCTTTCCAAGGTTTGGAAACCAAAGCTGCCTGCGGTGCAAAAGCCCGACACGCCCGACCACTGGGAGCTCAACAGCCTCTTCCGCCAGCTCATGGCCGGGACGGGGATCTTTCTCGTGGTGCTGTCGCTCTTTCTCGCCTTCGCCGTGCAGAGCGATTTGGCCGTGGTGCTCGCCCAGCAGCCGGATGAGCAGGCAGGGGTGCCTGCTCATCAGGAAGAACGCATGGCGCAGGCTTCCTTGCCTTTGCAAACCGAAGCAATGAAAGCCAACTGGCCATCGTTGCGCGGTTGGGGAAACATTGGCCAGGCGTTGGCGATGGACGCGCCGATTAGTTGGGATGTGGAATCGGGCGAGGGTATCATATGGAAGGCGGATGTGCCCGTGCACGGTTTCAACTCGCCGATCGTCTGGGGCGACCGCCTCTTCTTCACGGGGGGCGACGAGGAGGGTTGCGAGGTCTTCTGCTACAATGCCGACTCGGGCGAGGAGCTGTGGGTGGGGAAGGTTGAGACCTCGGTCGAGCTACCGGAGGTTTCGGAGGATACCGGCTTTGCCGCGCCGACCATGGCGACCGACGGAACGCGCGTGTTCGCCATCTTCGCGACGGGCGAGCTGGCGGCGTTCGATTTCAATGGCAACCTGGTCTGGCAAAAAAACCTCGGCGTTCCGGAAAACCCCTACGGCATGGGCTCGTCGCTCGTCAGCGATGGAGAGCGCCTGTTTGTGCAGTACGACCATGAGGAAAACCAAAAGGTGATGGCGTTCAATTGCGCCGACGGTTCCGCGGTCTGGGAAACCGCGCGCCTGCACATTTCGTGGTCGACGCCTGCCCTCATCGAAACCGCCGGCGGCATGCAGCTGGTGCTCAACGACGAGGAGTTTACGACCGCCTACGATCCGAAGAGCGGCAAGCAGCTCTGGCAAGTCAAGTGCCTCGGCGGCGAGGTGGCGCCTTCGCCCGCCTTTAACGGCAAGGACCTGGTTTTCGTGGCCAACGAATATGCACAGGCCAGCGCGCTCAAACTCAATGGCGCAACGCCGCAGATCCTCTGGCAGTACGACGAATACCTGCCGGAAATCGCCAGCCCCCTCGCGGCCGAAGACCGTTTCTTCATCGCCACCTCGGCGGGCGACATGATCTGCCTCGACGCCGCAACGGGCGGGGTCAAGTGGGAGCAGGAGTTCGACGACGGCTTCAGCTCGTCGCCCGTGCTGGTGGGCGGCAAGGTCTATGCGGTACACCTCGGCGGCATCATGCACATCTTCGATGCCAAGGCCGATACCTACCACGAGATCGCCGCCATCGACATGGGCGAAGCCGTCTACGCCACCCCGGCGTTTGCAAACAACCGCATCTACATCCGCGGCGACGAAACCCTCTACTGCATTGGGAAGGAATGA
- a CDS encoding GxxExxY protein: MDKKKAITTDRQEELVKQFIDAAITVHRELGPGYDEAIYENALAIEMDIRGIPYERQKVFDVTFKGHVVGEGRMDFVLGSEVVVELKTVDKLSPKHTAQTIKYLKALGKPLGLLVNFHEYLLKDGLKRIIYAGN, from the coding sequence ATGGATAAGAAAAAGGCCATAACAACTGATCGGCAAGAAGAGCTGGTGAAACAATTCATTGATGCTGCCATAACCGTCCATCGGGAACTCGGGCCGGGGTATGATGAAGCAATATATGAAAACGCACTTGCCATAGAAATGGACATCAGAGGAATCCCGTATGAGCGGCAGAAGGTCTTTGATGTTACCTTCAAAGGGCACGTAGTTGGTGAGGGCAGGATGGACTTTGTTCTTGGAAGTGAAGTTGTTGTCGAACTCAAAACGGTTGATAAGCTAAGTCCCAAGCACACTGCCCAAACAATTAAATATCTCAAGGCGCTTGGAAAGCCCCTGGGATTGCTTGTGAACTTCCACGAATACCTTCTTAAAGACGGGCTTAAACGTATCATTTATGCAGGTAATTGA
- a CDS encoding glycosyltransferase family 4 protein, with amino-acid sequence MKVVHIVPGSGGTFYCQNCMRDGALVQALRRAGEDVVMVPMYLPMFTDGDPVQDDTPVFFGGINVWLQQQVPFFRKTPRWLDRLFDSKWMLRRAAQMEGTTSASDLGAMTLSMLEGTAGNQKKEVERLVDWLAEHERPDVVHISNALLIGLAGEIKAKLDVPVVCSLQDEDWWLDEINPPYDEQCWDAIRARCGDVDRFVAVSNWFADQMSERLMVPRDVIDVVHIGIDLDGFGPAPLDFDPPVLGYLSRMNTALGIDKLVDAFIELKKVPGLETLKLRATGGAVGDDLKCVEEQKRKLAKAGLAEDAEFVEDFTREQRLAFLKTISVMCVPVEQGEAFGSFIIESMAAGVPVVQPKAGAFPELVEATGGGVVYDNLVEELEALLLNPDRARALGAQGRDSVYESFSVESMAQNMVAVYRELAK; translated from the coding sequence ATGAAAGTGGTACACATAGTTCCGGGATCGGGCGGCACGTTCTATTGCCAGAACTGCATGCGCGACGGCGCGCTGGTGCAGGCGCTGCGGCGTGCGGGCGAAGACGTGGTGATGGTGCCGATGTATCTGCCGATGTTCACCGACGGCGACCCGGTGCAGGACGACACGCCCGTCTTTTTCGGCGGCATCAATGTCTGGCTCCAGCAGCAGGTGCCCTTTTTCCGGAAGACACCGCGTTGGCTGGATCGGCTGTTCGACTCCAAGTGGATGCTCAGGCGCGCGGCGCAGATGGAGGGTACCACCTCGGCCTCCGATCTCGGTGCCATGACGCTTTCGATGCTGGAAGGAACCGCGGGCAACCAAAAGAAGGAAGTGGAGCGGTTGGTCGATTGGCTTGCCGAGCACGAGCGGCCGGACGTGGTGCATATTTCCAATGCACTGCTGATCGGCCTGGCCGGGGAAATCAAGGCGAAGCTGGATGTGCCCGTGGTCTGCTCGCTGCAGGACGAGGATTGGTGGCTGGATGAAATCAATCCGCCTTATGATGAACAATGTTGGGATGCGATCCGCGCGCGCTGCGGCGATGTGGATCGGTTCGTGGCCGTTAGCAACTGGTTCGCCGACCAAATGAGCGAACGGTTGATGGTTCCGCGCGACGTGATCGACGTGGTGCACATCGGCATTGATCTGGATGGCTTTGGGCCGGCTCCGCTCGATTTCGATCCGCCTGTGCTGGGCTATCTCTCGCGCATGAACACGGCGCTGGGGATCGACAAACTGGTGGATGCATTCATCGAGTTGAAGAAGGTTCCCGGTTTGGAAACGTTGAAGCTGCGCGCCACGGGCGGCGCGGTGGGCGACGACCTCAAGTGCGTGGAGGAGCAGAAGCGCAAGCTGGCAAAGGCTGGGTTGGCCGAAGATGCCGAGTTTGTCGAGGACTTTACCCGCGAGCAACGACTGGCCTTTCTTAAAACCATTTCGGTGATGTGCGTGCCCGTGGAGCAGGGCGAGGCGTTCGGCTCGTTCATCATCGAATCGATGGCGGCGGGCGTGCCTGTGGTGCAGCCAAAGGCGGGTGCGTTTCCCGAACTGGTTGAAGCGACAGGCGGCGGCGTGGTTTATGACAACCTCGTCGAAGAGCTGGAGGCGCTGTTGCTGAACCCCGACCGCGCGCGGGCGCTGGGCGCCCAAGGCCGCGACTCGGTTTATGAAAGCTTCAGCGTCGAGTCGATGGCGCAAAACATGGTCGCGGTCTATCGGGAGCTGGCAAAATGA
- a CDS encoding transposase: MPQSFCQLHAHIVFSTKEREPYLGESIRPKVHAYMAGILNELGCSGILVGGFVDHVHCLCLLNKMETPVKMVQMLKQDSSKFIKTLDDRLHAFGWQNGYGLFSVSPTHVDSVRNYISEQVEHHRVKSFQEEYREFLKRYNVPFDERYVWD; this comes from the coding sequence ATGCCGCAATCGTTTTGCCAGTTGCATGCGCACATCGTGTTCAGCACGAAAGAGCGCGAGCCGTATTTGGGCGAAAGCATACGCCCGAAGGTGCATGCCTACATGGCGGGTATTCTCAATGAACTCGGTTGCTCCGGCATCCTCGTTGGTGGATTCGTCGATCATGTCCATTGTCTCTGCCTACTGAACAAAATGGAAACACCCGTGAAAATGGTGCAGATGTTAAAACAGGATTCGTCGAAATTTATCAAGACCTTGGATGATCGTTTGCATGCGTTTGGTTGGCAAAATGGATATGGTTTGTTCTCGGTCAGCCCGACGCATGTGGATTCCGTACGCAACTATATTTCGGAGCAGGTGGAGCACCATCGGGTAAAATCGTTTCAGGAAGAGTATCGGGAATTTTTAAAGCGGTATAATGTGCCGTTTGATGAACGATATGTTTGGGATTGA
- a CDS encoding 4Fe-4S binding protein — MLMCLVVPSFGEFRFPMPEFSTGYEHPAVHTPEPSNAMVGWDVAVLIGALALASFLVLKRRKRNEILLLTLFSMVYFGFIRNGCVCSVGSVQNIIAGMVDSTYGVPLTVLVFFAAPLVFALFFGRVFCASVCPLGAIQEAVAFKPVKVPPAVEKVLSVFPFIYLGLTALSVVMGAGFIICQYDPFVGFFRMGASFGMLVFGGLMLVLGIFVARPYCRFLCPYGVLLNWCSKLSRRHAVITPTDCITCHLCADSCPYNAINEPTPAAEPEARSTGARRLGLLILLVPVLVAVGVGVGSLLKEPLSRMHPNVQLAERVAGEELGRYEGTNIESEAFRGSDQPIDDLYAEALELKEGFGIGGMWLGAFIGLVIGCKLISISILRKREGYEPDRGTCYSCGRCFKYCPVKE, encoded by the coding sequence ATGCTGATGTGCTTGGTGGTTCCCTCGTTCGGGGAATTTCGTTTTCCGATGCCGGAGTTTTCGACGGGCTACGAACATCCCGCCGTGCACACGCCCGAGCCGTCGAATGCGATGGTTGGATGGGATGTTGCGGTATTGATCGGTGCGCTGGCGCTGGCCTCTTTTCTTGTGCTGAAGCGCCGCAAGCGCAACGAGATTTTGTTGCTGACGCTGTTCTCGATGGTCTACTTCGGCTTCATCCGCAACGGCTGCGTCTGTTCCGTTGGCTCGGTGCAGAACATCATTGCGGGTATGGTCGATTCAACCTACGGCGTGCCGCTCACCGTGCTCGTCTTTTTCGCGGCGCCGCTCGTCTTTGCGCTCTTCTTCGGTCGCGTTTTCTGCGCATCGGTCTGTCCGCTCGGGGCCATCCAGGAAGCGGTCGCGTTCAAGCCCGTCAAGGTGCCGCCCGCCGTCGAAAAGGTGCTGTCGGTTTTCCCGTTCATCTATCTCGGCCTCACGGCGCTCTCCGTGGTGATGGGCGCGGGCTTCATCATCTGCCAATACGATCCCTTCGTCGGCTTCTTCCGCATGGGTGCCAGCTTCGGCATGCTGGTCTTCGGTGGGCTCATGCTGGTGCTCGGCATCTTTGTAGCGCGCCCCTACTGCCGCTTCCTCTGCCCCTACGGCGTGCTGCTCAACTGGTGCTCCAAACTCTCCCGCCGCCACGCCGTCATCACACCAACCGACTGCATCACCTGCCACCTTTGCGCCGACTCCTGCCCCTACAACGCCATCAACGAGCCCACCCCCGCCGCCGAACCCGAAGCCCGCTCCACAGGCGCGCGGCGCCTCGGCCTCCTCATCCTGCTGGTGCCCGTGCTCGTGGCCGTCGGCGTGGGCGTCGGCAGCCTGCTCAAGGAACCGCTCTCGCGCATGCACCCCAACGTGCAGCTCGCAGAGCGCGTCGCGGGCGAGGAACTCGGTCGCTACGAGGGAACCAACATCGAGTCCGAAGCCTTCCGCGGCTCCGACCAACCCATCGACGATCTCTATGCCGAAGCGCTGGAGTTGAAAGAAGGGTTCGGGATAGGCGGCATGTGGCTCGGCGCGTTCATCGGATTGGTGATCGGATGCAAACTGATTTCCATTTCCATCCTCCGCAAGCGCGAGGGCTACGAACCTGATCGCGGCACCTGCTACAGCTGCGGCCGCTGTTTTAAATATTGTCCGGTGAAGGAATGA
- a CDS encoding 2Fe-2S iron-sulfur cluster-binding protein, whose amino-acid sequence MVELKIDGMPAKVKDGATVLDAARLLAIDIPTLCHLKECEPETSCMLCVVKNTATGQLVPSCSAQATDGMAIDTECEEVQAARRDTLNLLLSEHVGDCEAPCTRICPAHLDIPTMLRQIERGNMEQAGWIAKRDLAIPATLGHVCPAPCEKGCRRGQLDEALKIRQSHREGSVLCFNGFDKKHHFIGLTPNLTPRGKTAVVGSGAAGLSCAWKLLQLGYAVTVFDEAPQAGGVLRGHQDLPMEVLDSEIDWLAQAGIEFRLGESISLQSMADGFGGVVFAEAEFAGTRFADAVYAEEHKLAVKAVANGKAAAIALDRSLKGEQPKNESRFDSKIGKLRDSEVTELAKNCSRDEQAGKPAQAEAARCLHCDCRKPASCKLRQYAEQYGADQREFPADERGHVQLIGHGEAVVFEPGKCIKCGLCVKITKRAGEELGVTFVGRGYNTRVAVPFSESLAAGLKRTAEDVVKVCPTGALAFRDAEENLKLET is encoded by the coding sequence ATGGTTGAACTGAAAATAGACGGAATGCCTGCGAAGGTGAAGGATGGGGCTACGGTGCTGGATGCGGCACGGTTGCTTGCGATCGATATTCCAACGCTGTGCCATCTGAAGGAGTGCGAGCCGGAAACCTCGTGCATGCTGTGCGTGGTGAAGAACACGGCGACCGGGCAGCTGGTCCCTTCGTGTTCGGCCCAGGCCACCGACGGCATGGCGATCGACACCGAGTGCGAAGAGGTGCAGGCCGCGCGGCGCGACACCCTCAACCTGCTACTGAGCGAGCACGTTGGCGATTGCGAGGCGCCCTGCACCCGCATCTGCCCGGCGCACCTGGATATTCCAACGATGCTGCGCCAGATCGAACGCGGCAACATGGAGCAGGCCGGGTGGATCGCCAAGCGCGACCTCGCCATCCCCGCCACCCTCGGCCACGTTTGTCCCGCTCCCTGCGAAAAGGGATGCCGCCGGGGGCAGCTCGACGAGGCGCTGAAGATTCGCCAGTCCCACCGTGAGGGGTCGGTCCTATGTTTTAATGGTTTTGACAAAAAACATCATTTCATAGGACTGACCCCTAATCTGACCCCTCGTGGAAAGACTGCGGTGGTTGGTTCGGGGGCGGCGGGGCTTTCCTGTGCCTGGAAGCTGTTGCAGCTGGGCTATGCGGTGACGGTGTTTGATGAAGCGCCGCAGGCGGGTGGCGTATTGCGGGGGCATCAGGATTTGCCGATGGAGGTGCTGGATTCTGAAATTGATTGGCTGGCACAGGCGGGAATCGAGTTTCGTTTGGGCGAATCGATTTCTTTGCAGTCGATGGCTGATGGCTTCGGGGGGGTGGTTTTTGCGGAGGCGGAGTTTGCGGGGACGCGTTTTGCGGATGCGGTCTATGCCGAGGAGCATAAGCTGGCGGTGAAGGCGGTGGCCAACGGCAAGGCGGCGGCGATTGCGTTGGATCGGTCCTTGAAGGGCGAGCAACCAAAGAATGAAAGCCGGTTTGATTCGAAGATCGGCAAGCTGCGCGATAGCGAAGTGACCGAACTGGCCAAGAACTGTTCGAGGGATGAGCAGGCTGGAAAGCCTGCCCAAGCGGAAGCGGCACGATGCCTGCACTGCGACTGCCGGAAGCCGGCGAGCTGCAAGCTGCGGCAGTATGCGGAGCAATATGGCGCCGACCAGCGGGAGTTCCCGGCGGACGAGCGCGGGCACGTCCAGCTGATCGGCCACGGTGAGGCGGTGGTGTTCGAACCGGGCAAGTGCATCAAGTGCGGGCTGTGCGTGAAAATCACGAAGCGCGCGGGCGAAGAACTGGGCGTGACGTTTGTCGGCCGCGGCTACAACACGCGGGTGGCGGTTCCGTTCAGCGAATCCTTGGCGGCGGGACTGAAGAGGACGGCCGAGGACGTGGTGAAGGTTTGCCCCACCGGCGCGCTGGCCTTCCGTGACGCAGAAGAAAACTTGAAACTTGAAACCTAA